One Luteolibacter flavescens DNA window includes the following coding sequences:
- a CDS encoding DUF2851 family protein, whose amino-acid sequence MTDYARLLAAVWERPAVAESPPLSLPPELELQALWFAGAFGRDFRDTAGTTIRVVQFGEWNRSAGPDFLHAAIETGSEVHRGPIELDMRPSDWEAHGHGADPAFGDTVLHVVFSHGGPESFTRTHDHREVPRVVIPRDLLEQALQQPRRETAIATPGRCVLPLANMPPVSVAALLREAAEHRAARKAARLLRTTDAHGRDAALYQAVAETLGYRSNALAMRLLSQRMPLAALREEPAHTEALLFGAAGFLSPDLHEKAPPDTREHLRGLWETWWKVRGQWESAHAIPWKAGGQRPANHPHRRVAALAAIVREWPKFRKLATSLPLDADALVKMLSKLDDPFWTRRYTLSSAAAARPLALFGKAQAIELLANHLFPLALHEGESYERYAKLAAGARNEKVRRCAIRLFGSEDAAGTWLKKAAHHQAMLQIYHDFCLEDSSDCANCPFPEQLAQWRNR is encoded by the coding sequence ATGACCGACTACGCCCGGCTGCTGGCCGCCGTGTGGGAACGGCCCGCCGTGGCGGAGTCGCCGCCGCTTTCCCTGCCTCCGGAGCTGGAGTTGCAGGCGCTGTGGTTCGCGGGAGCCTTCGGCAGGGATTTCCGTGACACCGCCGGAACTACGATACGCGTCGTACAATTCGGAGAATGGAACCGCTCGGCCGGTCCTGATTTCCTGCATGCGGCCATCGAGACCGGCAGCGAGGTCCATCGCGGCCCCATCGAGCTCGACATGCGGCCGTCCGATTGGGAGGCGCACGGCCACGGGGCCGATCCTGCTTTCGGAGACACCGTGCTGCACGTCGTCTTCAGCCATGGCGGACCGGAGAGCTTCACGCGCACCCACGATCATCGCGAAGTACCGCGGGTGGTGATTCCACGGGATCTGCTGGAGCAAGCCCTGCAGCAACCGCGGCGCGAGACGGCCATCGCCACGCCCGGTCGCTGCGTGCTGCCGCTGGCAAACATGCCACCGGTCTCCGTGGCGGCGCTGCTTCGCGAGGCCGCGGAACATCGCGCTGCGAGGAAGGCCGCACGCCTGCTGCGCACCACGGACGCGCATGGCCGGGATGCCGCACTCTATCAGGCCGTGGCGGAGACGCTCGGCTACCGCTCAAATGCGTTGGCGATGCGCCTGCTCTCCCAACGGATGCCGCTGGCCGCCCTGCGAGAAGAACCCGCCCACACCGAGGCGCTGCTTTTCGGAGCTGCGGGATTCCTTTCGCCGGATCTCCATGAGAAGGCGCCGCCCGACACCCGCGAGCATCTGCGCGGGCTATGGGAGACGTGGTGGAAGGTCCGCGGCCAATGGGAATCCGCCCACGCCATCCCGTGGAAAGCCGGCGGGCAACGACCCGCGAATCACCCGCACCGCCGCGTGGCCGCACTCGCCGCCATCGTGCGGGAGTGGCCGAAATTCAGGAAGCTCGCCACATCCCTGCCACTCGATGCGGACGCGCTGGTGAAGATGCTGTCGAAGCTCGACGACCCTTTCTGGACAAGGCGCTACACGCTCTCCTCCGCGGCCGCAGCCCGTCCGCTCGCGCTCTTCGGAAAAGCGCAGGCCATCGAGTTGCTCGCGAATCACCTCTTCCCCCTCGCCCTCCATGAGGGCGAGTCCTACGAGCGCTATGCGAAGCTCGCGGCGGGCGCGCGGAATGAAAAGGTGCGCCGCTGCGCCATTCGCCTCTTCGGTAGCGAGGATGCGGCGGGCACGTGGCTGAAGAAGGCCGCCCACCATCAGGCGATGCTCCAGATCTACCACGACTTCTGCCTGGAAGACTCGAGCGATTGCGCCAACTGCCCCTTTCCGGAGCAGTTGGCACAGTGGAGAAACCGCTGA
- a CDS encoding major royal jelly family protein, giving the protein MKRTLNGGRGILAVLMAATAISRAEPAKLEEVASFGKNQPIGMAVASEPNRVFVSFPYKEPFLYGLTEIVGGERKPFPDDEWNRRVTEKPDTHFVNVQDLFVDKANHLWVLDSAPGAAASIFGKEGGREGGYFKLVRIDLAKNEVAKVYDFPDLPKDKSAINDVCVDLGHGLAYLSDPGLKAIVVLDLESGKSRIALKEHPSTLADPDFKLHLDGKDVVDGDGKPFSSNVNGIALTKDEKYFYYRAINQTKLYRIPTQHLADASLSDVELGKHVEMVAETGVCHGMVADAKGNVFVTASADKAIKYVTPEGKVHTLVTDDRLIWPDSMGVGSDGYLYLTCAQINRAPKYHGGEDKVEYPFRAFRVKLP; this is encoded by the coding sequence ATGAAACGGACATTGAACGGAGGCAGGGGAATTCTCGCGGTTCTCATGGCGGCGACGGCGATCTCACGGGCGGAACCCGCCAAGCTCGAGGAAGTGGCCTCTTTTGGCAAAAACCAGCCCATCGGCATGGCCGTGGCATCGGAGCCGAACCGCGTCTTCGTGTCGTTTCCCTACAAGGAGCCCTTCCTCTACGGCCTCACGGAAATCGTCGGAGGAGAACGCAAGCCCTTCCCCGATGACGAGTGGAACCGCCGTGTGACGGAAAAGCCCGACACGCATTTCGTGAACGTGCAGGACCTCTTCGTGGACAAGGCGAACCACCTCTGGGTGCTGGACTCGGCACCCGGAGCGGCGGCGTCGATCTTCGGCAAGGAGGGCGGACGTGAAGGCGGGTACTTCAAGCTGGTGAGGATCGACCTCGCCAAGAACGAGGTAGCGAAGGTCTATGACTTTCCCGACCTGCCGAAGGACAAGAGCGCGATCAATGACGTTTGCGTGGACCTCGGCCACGGGCTTGCCTATTTGTCTGACCCGGGCCTAAAGGCGATCGTCGTGCTGGATCTGGAGAGCGGCAAGTCCCGCATCGCGCTCAAAGAGCATCCGTCCACGTTGGCCGATCCGGATTTCAAGCTGCACCTCGACGGCAAGGACGTGGTGGATGGCGATGGAAAGCCCTTCTCCTCCAATGTGAACGGGATCGCGCTGACGAAGGACGAGAAGTACTTCTACTACCGAGCGATCAACCAGACGAAGCTCTACCGCATCCCGACGCAGCATCTCGCGGACGCTTCGCTGTCGGATGTGGAACTGGGCAAGCACGTCGAGATGGTCGCGGAGACCGGCGTCTGCCACGGGATGGTCGCGGATGCGAAGGGGAATGTCTTCGTCACGGCCTCGGCTGACAAGGCGATCAAGTATGTGACCCCGGAAGGCAAGGTCCACACGCTGGTCACGGACGATCGCCTGATCTGGCCGGACTCGATGGGAGTCGGTTCCGATGGCTACCTCTATCTCACCTGCGCGCAGATCAACCGCGCGCCGAAGTATCACGGTGGCGAGGACAAGGTGGAGTATCCCTTCCGTGCCTTCCGCGTGAAGCTGCCGTAA
- a CDS encoding glycine--tRNA ligase, with protein MANKDSTDPARMEKIVSLCKRRGFIFQAGELYGGLNGCWDYGPLGAELKRNLKDYWWRKTVQERDDVLGMDGAILTMPQVLKSSGHLDSFSDPMCDCLLSKARLRADQVPAQDGTAVYFKGAKHEATGWSVERVFAVLVAPGKDPIESHKTARKFYGELMPDKKISPKELELIEDRREEVTGTTSFNPDNGSLLTDPREFNLMFKTKMGASADDNDPSSDAYLRPETAQSIFVQYKNVLDSNRIKLPFGIAQIGKSFRNEINPRNYTFRSREFEQMEIEYFCRPEDGLRLTDEWLEARLNFYAEIGIPREKLHILDIPDGERAFYSQKTYDIEYEFPFGVQELEGVAYRTDYDLGVHQKGSGKPLEYFDEETKERFLPHVVEPSAGCDRTVLALICEAYDFEKLTDEKGKDDSREVLRFVPRMAPVKVGIFPLLKKNEEQVRICKEIQKKLQPWMTVFYDDGGSVGKRYRRQDECGTPFCITVDFDTLGENGEELKNTVTIRHRDSMEQERLPVDSLLTWLLERVR; from the coding sequence ATGGCCAACAAGGACAGCACCGACCCCGCCCGCATGGAGAAAATCGTCTCCCTTTGCAAACGCCGCGGCTTCATTTTCCAAGCAGGCGAGCTCTACGGCGGTCTCAATGGATGCTGGGACTACGGTCCGCTCGGTGCCGAGCTGAAGCGAAACCTGAAGGACTACTGGTGGCGCAAGACCGTCCAGGAGCGCGATGACGTGCTCGGCATGGACGGCGCGATCCTGACCATGCCGCAGGTCCTGAAGTCCTCCGGCCACCTCGACAGCTTCAGCGACCCGATGTGCGACTGCCTTCTTTCCAAGGCCCGCCTCCGCGCCGACCAGGTGCCAGCGCAGGATGGCACTGCCGTGTATTTCAAGGGCGCGAAGCACGAAGCCACCGGCTGGAGCGTCGAGCGCGTCTTCGCGGTTCTCGTGGCCCCGGGCAAGGACCCGATCGAGTCGCACAAGACCGCCCGCAAGTTCTACGGCGAGCTGATGCCGGACAAGAAGATCTCCCCGAAGGAACTCGAGCTCATCGAAGACCGCCGCGAGGAAGTCACCGGCACCACGTCCTTCAATCCGGACAATGGCAGCCTTCTCACCGATCCGCGTGAGTTCAACCTCATGTTCAAGACGAAGATGGGTGCGTCCGCAGACGACAACGATCCATCGTCGGACGCCTACCTTCGCCCGGAGACCGCGCAGTCGATCTTCGTGCAATACAAGAACGTGCTGGATTCGAACCGCATCAAGCTGCCCTTCGGCATCGCTCAGATCGGCAAGTCCTTCCGCAACGAGATCAACCCGCGCAACTACACTTTCCGTAGCCGCGAGTTCGAGCAAATGGAGATCGAGTACTTCTGCCGCCCTGAAGATGGCCTGCGCCTCACCGACGAGTGGCTGGAAGCCCGCCTGAACTTCTACGCCGAGATCGGCATCCCACGCGAGAAGCTGCACATCCTCGACATCCCCGATGGCGAGCGAGCCTTCTACTCTCAGAAAACCTACGACATCGAGTACGAGTTCCCCTTCGGCGTGCAGGAGCTGGAAGGCGTGGCCTACCGCACCGACTACGACCTCGGCGTGCACCAGAAGGGCTCCGGCAAACCTCTCGAATACTTCGACGAGGAAACGAAGGAGCGCTTTCTTCCTCACGTCGTCGAGCCGTCGGCCGGTTGCGACCGCACCGTCCTCGCACTGATCTGCGAGGCCTACGACTTCGAGAAGCTCACCGATGAAAAGGGCAAGGACGACTCCCGTGAGGTCCTCCGCTTCGTCCCGCGCATGGCTCCCGTGAAGGTCGGCATCTTCCCGCTTCTGAAGAAGAACGAGGAGCAGGTCCGCATCTGCAAGGAGATCCAGAAGAAGCTTCAGCCGTGGATGACCGTCTTCTACGACGACGGCGGATCCGTCGGTAAGCGCTATCGTCGCCAGGACGAGTGCGGCACGCCCTTCTGCATCACCGTCGACTTCGACACCCTCGGCGAAAACGGCGAGGAACTGAAGAACACCGTCACCATCCGTCACCGCGACTCGATGGAGCAGGAGCGCCTGCCGGTCGATTCCCTGCTGACCTGGCTGCTCGAGCGCGTGCGCTGA
- a CDS encoding EF-hand domain-containing protein translates to MKRLVLLPFLFSACATIDEHTEAAHGRKMMSLLEKFDRFDYNGDGVLTRKEIEQGITEAGAGTTKPDPEELDAMMKHYDTNKDGKITRWEAERVIDLPVPDVH, encoded by the coding sequence ATGAAACGCCTCGTCCTCCTGCCGTTCCTGTTCTCCGCCTGTGCGACCATCGATGAGCACACCGAGGCTGCCCACGGTCGCAAGATGATGTCGCTGCTGGAGAAATTCGACCGCTTCGACTACAACGGCGACGGAGTCCTGACGCGGAAGGAGATCGAGCAGGGGATCACCGAGGCAGGAGCGGGCACCACCAAGCCCGATCCCGAGGAGCTGGATGCCATGATGAAGCACTACGACACGAACAAGGACGGCAAGATCACCCGCTGGGAAGCTGAGCGCGTGATCGACCTGCCGGTGCCGGACGTTCATTGA
- a CDS encoding 23S rRNA (pseudouridine(1915)-N(3))-methyltransferase RlmH: MRVRILAAGKPALAYAKSGVDEYLKRLGRYGSYELEYLKAGDSTTVSATLLERSAGNFRIAMDERGEVLATQAWADKFASLELRGEIKAVSFLIGASDGHTEELRRTCDAVWSLSRLTMQHELALVVLLEQLYRVATLRRGEPYHR; this comes from the coding sequence ATGCGCGTCCGCATCCTCGCTGCCGGAAAGCCCGCCCTGGCCTATGCCAAGAGCGGGGTGGACGAGTATCTCAAGCGCCTGGGCCGATACGGCAGCTACGAGCTGGAGTATCTGAAGGCGGGCGATTCGACGACAGTCTCCGCGACGTTGTTAGAGCGGTCCGCGGGGAACTTCCGCATCGCCATGGACGAGCGCGGCGAGGTGCTGGCCACGCAGGCATGGGCGGATAAATTCGCCTCGCTGGAACTGCGCGGCGAGATCAAGGCAGTCAGCTTCCTCATCGGAGCATCCGATGGCCATACGGAAGAACTGCGCCGCACCTGCGACGCCGTCTGGTCGCTCTCGCGCCTGACGATGCAGCACGAGCTGGCACTCGTCGTCCTGCTGGAGCAGCTCTACCGCGTCGCGACCTTGCGGCGCGGCGAGCCGTATCACCGGTGA
- a CDS encoding lysyl oxidase family protein, with protein MKPVLPLLVGLLCSLPVLAHEEVTPFPKVVQGGVPMAGLTTTDPHGLTVYRLVVPEGTTRLTVTTNGGTGNLQLFVRRAVHPGYNGAGAPYSSRFPGTRQRLVVEAPEPGIWYIGTQGANGGYNGVRILAALKQEKGAAPAVTMNPPPGIYTGSATFTLKAKGSTVRYTTDGSEPDATSPVVPASLTLTADTTVKARAFTSKGAVGPVTEGFYQVHPAGDVRDLDSLGTVHHLASAKGGRHIFRISVPANQKLVVVAEGGKGKSTVSVGHGTIPPVGKPAKGDTSFVRSNNRVVIPETTAGDYYIAVDAASIYSGRTVMAYVAGDGADLMPWGIVLQPYVSTETFDPVSCEVQEGMIDAGERRLLRYTTEIRNVGGQDMVMPDPEGNPFFEFQECHNHYHFKGFASSRLLDMEGNELRVGRKVSFCLLDTNRWDRGANVRKKFTCSSQGIQAGWGDVYDSGLPGQWIEIDTLPAGTYQLEVTVNPDHILPETNYDNNRVVIPVTIN; from the coding sequence ATGAAACCCGTGCTACCCCTCTTGGTCGGACTTCTCTGCTCGCTGCCGGTGCTTGCCCACGAGGAGGTGACTCCGTTCCCAAAGGTGGTGCAGGGCGGCGTGCCCATGGCGGGCCTGACGACGACCGATCCCCACGGGCTGACGGTCTATCGTCTGGTCGTTCCGGAAGGCACCACCCGCCTGACCGTCACGACGAATGGCGGCACGGGAAATCTGCAGCTCTTCGTGCGCAGGGCGGTCCATCCGGGCTACAATGGTGCGGGTGCGCCCTACAGCTCGCGTTTTCCCGGCACGCGCCAGCGGCTCGTCGTGGAGGCCCCGGAGCCGGGTATCTGGTACATCGGAACCCAGGGGGCAAACGGCGGCTACAATGGAGTGAGGATCCTCGCGGCGCTGAAGCAGGAGAAGGGTGCCGCGCCCGCGGTCACGATGAATCCTCCGCCTGGCATCTACACGGGCAGTGCGACTTTCACCCTGAAGGCGAAAGGTTCCACCGTCCGCTACACCACGGATGGCAGCGAGCCCGATGCCACGTCTCCCGTGGTGCCCGCCAGCCTGACGCTCACCGCCGACACCACGGTGAAGGCCCGCGCATTCACATCGAAGGGTGCCGTGGGCCCGGTGACGGAGGGCTTCTATCAAGTTCATCCCGCCGGTGATGTCCGCGATCTGGACAGCCTCGGCACCGTGCACCACCTCGCCAGTGCGAAGGGTGGCAGGCATATCTTCCGCATCTCCGTCCCCGCGAATCAGAAGCTCGTGGTGGTCGCCGAAGGCGGGAAGGGGAAATCGACCGTGTCCGTCGGCCACGGCACCATTCCTCCGGTGGGCAAGCCCGCAAAGGGCGACACGTCCTTCGTCCGCAGCAATAACCGCGTGGTGATCCCGGAGACGACCGCGGGTGATTACTACATCGCCGTGGACGCAGCCTCCATCTACTCCGGCCGCACGGTGATGGCCTACGTCGCGGGTGATGGCGCTGATCTCATGCCGTGGGGTATCGTGCTGCAGCCCTATGTCAGCACGGAGACCTTTGACCCCGTATCCTGCGAGGTGCAGGAGGGGATGATCGACGCCGGCGAGCGCCGCCTGCTGCGCTACACCACCGAGATCCGGAACGTGGGCGGACAGGACATGGTGATGCCGGATCCGGAGGGAAATCCCTTCTTCGAATTCCAGGAGTGCCACAATCATTACCACTTCAAGGGCTTCGCCTCCTCCCGCTTGCTGGACATGGAAGGGAATGAGCTGCGCGTCGGTCGCAAGGTGAGCTTTTGCCTGCTCGACACGAACCGCTGGGACCGCGGCGCGAATGTCCGGAAGAAATTCACCTGCAGCAGCCAGGGCATCCAGGCGGGCTGGGGCGATGTTTATGACAGCGGCCTGCCCGGCCAGTGGATCGAGATCGATACGCTCCCCGCGGGCACCTACCAGCTCGAGGTGACGGTGAATCCGGACCACATCCTGCCGGAGACGAACTACGACAACAACCGGGTCGTCATTCCCGTGACGATCAACTGA
- a CDS encoding aminotransferase class V-fold PLP-dependent enzyme, which yields MALDSLTIRAEFPILAQEVNGRPLVYLDNAATSQKPRAVLEASRRYYEEINANIHRGTHHLARAATSAHEAARETVARHLNAAEAAEVIFTAGTTDGINLVASILTLSPGDEVLISTLEHHSNIVPWQMLCERSGATLKVIPCHDDGTLDQESFRGLLTERTKMTAFNWISNAFGTVNPVLEMIAAAKAAGSLVLIDAAQSTPHLAMDVQALGADFVAISGHKVYAPTGIGVLWGKREVLDALPPWRGGGEMIKEVTFAKTTYNDLPFKYEAGTPNIEGAISLAAALDFVHGIGFDAIAEHEGKLIRAAADGLSSLPGAKLYGPDDRAGALSFALEGVHHYDLGTLIDQMGVAVRTGHHCCQPLMARFGITGTTRASFAIYNTLEEVDALVKAVDRASSMLR from the coding sequence ATGGCTCTCGACTCCCTCACGATCCGCGCTGAGTTCCCGATCCTCGCCCAGGAGGTGAATGGCCGCCCGCTGGTCTATCTGGACAATGCGGCCACCTCCCAGAAGCCGCGCGCGGTGCTGGAGGCCTCGCGCCGCTACTACGAGGAGATCAATGCCAATATCCATCGCGGCACCCACCATCTGGCCCGCGCCGCGACCTCCGCGCACGAGGCGGCCCGCGAGACCGTGGCCCGCCACCTGAATGCCGCCGAGGCTGCCGAGGTGATCTTCACCGCAGGCACGACGGACGGGATCAATCTGGTCGCCTCCATCCTGACGCTGTCGCCCGGCGACGAGGTGTTGATTTCCACCCTTGAGCACCACTCGAATATCGTCCCATGGCAGATGCTCTGCGAGCGCAGCGGCGCGACGCTGAAGGTGATCCCGTGCCATGACGACGGCACGCTCGACCAAGAGTCCTTTCGCGGGTTGCTCACCGAGCGGACGAAGATGACGGCTTTCAACTGGATCTCGAATGCCTTTGGCACGGTGAATCCGGTCCTCGAGATGATCGCGGCCGCGAAGGCTGCGGGATCGCTGGTGCTGATCGATGCCGCCCAGTCCACGCCGCATCTGGCAATGGACGTGCAGGCGCTCGGAGCCGACTTCGTCGCGATTTCCGGTCACAAGGTCTATGCTCCCACCGGCATCGGCGTGCTGTGGGGGAAGCGCGAGGTGCTGGATGCCCTGCCGCCGTGGCGCGGTGGTGGCGAGATGATCAAGGAAGTCACCTTCGCGAAGACGACCTACAATGACCTGCCGTTCAAATACGAGGCCGGTACGCCGAATATCGAGGGCGCGATCTCTCTGGCAGCGGCGCTAGACTTCGTCCACGGCATCGGGTTCGACGCCATCGCGGAGCACGAGGGCAAGCTGATCCGTGCCGCTGCGGACGGGCTGTCGAGCCTGCCCGGCGCGAAGCTCTACGGCCCTGACGATCGGGCGGGCGCGCTTTCCTTCGCGCTCGAGGGCGTGCATCACTACGACCTCGGCACGCTGATCGACCAGATGGGCGTGGCGGTCCGCACCGGGCATCATTGCTGCCAGCCGCTGATGGCGCGCTTTGGCATCACCGGCACCACCCGGGCGTCCTTTGCAATTTACAACACGCTGGAGGAAGTGGACGCGCTGGTGAAGGCGGTGGATCGCGCCAGCAGCATGTTACGCTGA
- a CDS encoding DUF4230 domain-containing protein: MSAHHPELWKTLRWIALLATVVVLAWFGIRTFERGVGGTVSGLEKVLGAITNSDTRVVEGRAEIVSQSEITELALVELKMSATRSFENETFILKYFSGGKKRLIVRGEYRVTAGYKLQPGVSLRMDGNTPVAQFPAPQILSVELIDFQPLNEESGWWNSITPDDRAQLLRDLRLQMRSEAQRSGVLEIVESTMRTRLKDLLGTGDVKVERAEKK, encoded by the coding sequence ATGTCTGCCCATCATCCCGAACTCTGGAAAACGCTGCGCTGGATCGCCTTGCTGGCGACCGTGGTCGTCCTCGCGTGGTTCGGCATCCGGACCTTCGAGCGAGGGGTAGGGGGCACCGTGTCGGGACTGGAGAAGGTACTCGGTGCGATCACGAATTCCGACACCCGGGTGGTCGAGGGCAGGGCCGAGATCGTCTCGCAGTCCGAGATCACCGAGCTCGCGCTGGTGGAGCTGAAGATGAGCGCCACCCGCAGCTTTGAGAACGAGACCTTCATCCTGAAGTATTTCTCCGGTGGGAAGAAGCGCCTCATCGTGCGCGGCGAGTATCGAGTGACTGCCGGCTACAAGCTGCAGCCCGGTGTTTCGCTCAGGATGGACGGGAATACGCCAGTGGCCCAGTTCCCCGCGCCGCAGATCCTCTCGGTGGAGCTGATCGACTTCCAGCCGCTGAATGAAGAGAGCGGCTGGTGGAACAGCATCACGCCCGACGACCGTGCGCAGCTCCTCCGCGACCTGCGCCTCCAGATGCGCTCCGAGGCGCAACGGAGCGGGGTGCTGGAGATTGTGGAGAGCACGATGCGCACGCGGCTGAAGGATCTGCTGGGCACCGGTGATGTGAAGGTCGAGCGGGCGGAGAAGAAGTAG
- a CDS encoding phosphoglycerate dehydrogenase, which yields MPTRVLLTTCSFQDTPGPHHAQLEGQGFEIVRERGPLSEARMLELAGEFDAFLCGDDAITRAVIDKSLPRLRVISKYGIGLDKIDIAATKELGIPVLFTPGVNHTTVAEHTFCLLLAMQKHLVETVNATRQGNWLRLTGHELWRKRIGLIGMGRIGQEVARRAHGFDMEIHGFGNFWPEDIAAQYGVIRHDTVESLFAAVDIISPHTKLTKDTHHLINRERLALMKEGSYIVNTGRGELADSDAIIEALDSGRLAGYGTDVMEVEPPPADHPLLSHPKAIVTSHIGSRTFESVPRQAGMALDNLLNFLSGTGPIACANGVIPSVE from the coding sequence ATGCCGACCCGTGTACTTCTGACCACCTGCAGCTTCCAGGATACTCCCGGACCCCATCATGCCCAACTGGAGGGCCAAGGCTTCGAAATCGTCCGCGAGCGGGGCCCGCTGAGCGAGGCCCGGATGCTGGAGCTGGCCGGTGAATTCGACGCCTTCCTCTGCGGTGACGATGCCATCACCCGCGCGGTGATCGACAAGAGCCTGCCGCGCCTGCGCGTGATCTCGAAATACGGCATCGGCCTCGACAAGATCGACATCGCCGCGACGAAGGAGCTCGGCATCCCCGTGCTTTTCACTCCCGGTGTGAATCACACGACCGTGGCCGAGCACACCTTTTGTCTGCTGCTCGCCATGCAGAAGCACCTCGTGGAGACCGTGAATGCCACCCGCCAGGGCAACTGGCTGCGCCTGACCGGCCACGAGTTGTGGCGCAAGCGCATCGGCCTCATCGGCATGGGCCGCATCGGCCAGGAAGTGGCCCGCCGCGCCCACGGCTTCGACATGGAGATCCATGGCTTCGGGAATTTCTGGCCGGAAGATATCGCTGCCCAATACGGCGTGATCCGCCACGATACCGTGGAGTCGCTTTTCGCCGCCGTGGACATCATCAGCCCGCACACGAAGCTGACGAAGGACACCCACCACCTGATCAACCGCGAGCGCCTAGCCCTCATGAAGGAAGGCTCCTACATCGTGAACACCGGCCGCGGCGAACTCGCCGACTCCGATGCGATCATCGAGGCCCTCGATTCCGGACGACTCGCCGGCTACGGCACCGACGTGATGGAGGTGGAGCCCCCGCCAGCCGATCACCCGCTGCTTTCGCACCCGAAGGCGATCGTCACCTCGCACATCGGCTCGCGCACCTTCGAAAGCGTGCCACGCCAAGCCGGCATGGCGCTCGACAACCTGCTGAACTTCCTCTCCGGCACCGGCCCGATCGCTTGCGCGAACGGCGTGATTCCTTCCGTTGAATGA
- a CDS encoding sugar kinase — protein MSLTLRTAASCQFDIISLGEIMLRLDPGDGRVRTTRQFTAWEGGGEYNVARGLRRCFGKRAAVVTAFAENDVGRLIEDFILQGGVDTRFVQWKPFDGIGRTIRNGLNFTERGFGIRGAKGTPDRGITAASQMKPGDVDWDDVFGKHGARWFHTGGIFAALSETTAELTIEACKKAKEYGTIVAYDLNYRPSLWKSIGGQAKAQEVNREIAKYVDVMIGNEEDFTASLGFEVEGVSEHITGIEVDNFKNMIERAVKDFPNFQVVATTLRDVHSATINDWGAVCWHAGEFHEATHRPKLEIYDRVGGGDSFASGLAYGFMEFNDAKLAVEYGAAHGALAMTTPGDTTMATVDEVKKLVGGGSARVDR, from the coding sequence ATGTCCCTGACCCTTCGCACCGCTGCCTCCTGCCAGTTCGATATCATCTCGCTGGGTGAAATCATGCTCCGCCTCGATCCCGGCGACGGCCGGGTCCGCACCACGCGCCAGTTCACCGCTTGGGAAGGCGGCGGCGAATACAATGTCGCCCGCGGTCTGCGCCGCTGCTTCGGCAAGCGTGCCGCGGTGGTCACCGCCTTCGCGGAGAACGATGTGGGCCGCCTGATCGAGGACTTCATCCTGCAGGGCGGCGTGGATACCCGCTTCGTCCAGTGGAAGCCCTTCGACGGCATCGGCCGCACCATCCGCAACGGCCTGAATTTCACCGAGCGTGGCTTTGGCATCCGCGGAGCAAAGGGCACTCCGGACCGCGGCATCACCGCCGCCAGCCAGATGAAGCCGGGCGATGTCGATTGGGACGACGTTTTCGGCAAGCACGGAGCCCGCTGGTTCCACACCGGTGGCATCTTCGCCGCGCTCTCCGAAACCACCGCCGAACTCACCATCGAGGCCTGCAAGAAGGCGAAGGAATACGGCACCATCGTCGCCTATGACCTCAACTACCGCCCCTCCCTCTGGAAGTCGATCGGCGGCCAGGCGAAGGCGCAGGAAGTGAACCGCGAGATCGCCAAGTATGTCGATGTGATGATCGGCAACGAGGAAGACTTCACGGCCTCCCTCGGCTTCGAGGTGGAAGGCGTGAGCGAGCACATCACCGGCATCGAGGTGGACAACTTCAAGAACATGATCGAGCGGGCGGTGAAGGATTTCCCGAACTTCCAGGTGGTCGCCACCACGCTGCGCGACGTCCACAGCGCCACCATCAACGACTGGGGCGCTGTCTGCTGGCACGCAGGCGAATTCCACGAGGCTACGCACCGTCCGAAGCTCGAGATTTACGACCGCGTCGGCGGCGGCGACTCCTTCGCCTCCGGCCTCGCCTACGGCTTCATGGAGTTCAATGACGCCAAGCTGGCGGTCGAGTATGGTGCCGCCCACGGTGCCCTCGCCATGACCACCCCCGGCGACACCACCATGGCCACCGTGGATGAAGTGAAGAAGCTCGTCGGCGGCGGCTCCGCGCGAGTGGACCGCTGA